A part of Aegilops tauschii subsp. strangulata cultivar AL8/78 chromosome 2, Aet v6.0, whole genome shotgun sequence genomic DNA contains:
- the LOC109767614 gene encoding abscisic acid 8'-hydroxylase 3-like, whose translation MSKDVIGVVLILQACVTGRRHVLETMPSTTVRACIVITRRVTMPSELVRLLQVCKLRPKRQGIVHHGSSLCQPKKQKISSPTALGAAYGLLFWLWALRRPTNDLMRGIPGNMGWPVVGDTFAFIAAFSNPAGIPSFLRESRGRVLVLDEASQFMLKVIANMLVSLEPERPEQEEFRANFKAISSSFTSLPLKLHGTAFHRGLGGRNRMYAMLDAVIACRRAGEVCEDFLQTLLMKYTRGQQAGAASDPAEEEKLADAQLKDNILTLLVVGHDTTMAARPGSSSSSTRTPSMPYTTKVMNETLRRATILPWYSRKASQDFSIDGFQVAKGASVNLDVVSIHHDAAVFADPERFDPDRFDGSLKPYSFLGFGSGPRMCPGMSLAKLEICVFAHHLVCTYDWKALEDDASVQPTLVRMPNNMYPILATALP comes from the exons ATGAGCAAGGATGTGATCGGGGTTGTCCTCATCTTGCAGGCATGTGTAACAGGCCGACGTCATGTCTTGGAGACCATGCCAAGCACGACGGTCAGAG CTTGCATTGTAATTACCAGACGCGTGACAATGCCAAGTGAATTGGTCAGGCTCCTCCAG GTTTGCAAACTGCGTCCCAAGCGACAAGGCATTGTCCACCATGGCTCTTCTCTTTGCCAGCCCAAAA AACAAAAGATCTCCTCGCCCACTGCCTTGGGGGCGGCCTACGGGCTCCTCTTCTGGCTCTGGGCGTTGAGGCGGCCGACCAACGACCTGATGCGTGGCATCCCAGGGAACATGGGGTGGCCGGTGGTGGGCGATACCTTCGCCTTCATCGCCGCCTTCTCGAACCCGGCCGGCATCCCAAGCTTCTTGCGCGAGAG CCGCGGCCGCGTGCTCGTCCTCGATGAGGCCTCGCAGTTCATGCTCAAGGTCATCGCCAACATGCTCGTCAGCCTGGAGCCGGAGCGCCCCGAGCAGGAGGAGTTCCGGGCAAACTTCAAGGCCATCTCCTCATCCTTCACGTCGCTGCCGCTCAAGCTCCACGGCACAGCCTTCCATCGCGGCCTCGGCGGTCGGAACCGGATGTACGCCATGCTGGACGCGGTGATCGCGTGCCGCAGGGCCGGCGAGGTCTGCGAGGACTTCCTCCAGACGCTCCTCATGAAGTACACCCGCGGCCAGCAAGCCGGCGCCGCGTCCGACCCAGCGGAGGAGGAGAAGCTGGCCGACGCGCAGCTCAAGGACAACATCCTGACGCTACTGGTGGTCGGCCACGACACCACCATGGCGGCCAGACCTGGCTCGTCAAGTTCCTCGACGAGAACCCCGAG CATGCCGTACACGACCAAGGTGATGAACGAGACGCTGCGGCGGGCCACCATCCTGCCGTGGTACTCGCGCAAGGCCTCACAGGACTTCAGCATCGACGGGTTCCAGGTGGCCAAGGGCGCGTCGGTGAACCTGGACGTGGTGTCCATCCACCACGACGCCGCCGTCTTCGCCGACCCCGAGCGCTTCGACCCAGACAGATTCGAC GGGTCGCTGAAGCCGTATAGCTTCCTGGGGTTCGGCAGCGGGCCGCGGATGTGCCCAGGGATGAGCCTCGCCAAGCTTGAGATCTGCGTCTTTGCCCATCACCTAGTCTGCACATACGA CTGGAAGGCACTGGAGGATGACGCCTCGGTGCAGCCGACGCTGGTGCGCATGCCCAATAACATGTACCCCATCCTCGCCACCGCCCTCCCCTGA